The window TCCATCTTGTGTATGAAGAGTTAAAAAAAATAACTCTTTTAACTTCCCAATTTGAATCTTAGTGGTAAAACCATTACACTTACTCTAGCTTGGTCATTTAGAATATAAGGTGACCAATTATAAGGGTATTCATTTGCGATTCTATAAGCTTCCTTTACAATAGAAGGATGGATTTCTACAGGATTAAGTATTTCAATGTTTTCTATATCCCCCTTTTCAGAAATTGTAAAAGAAATTAGTGCTTCTCCTTCCAATCTTTTATTTCTTGCTTGTGGTGGATAATTTAAATTTTTAGAAAGATATTTTTGCCATCCCATAATTCCATCTTTTGGTTCTGGCAATTGCTCCGATGAAATTAAGATCTCTTTATTTTCCTCATCAAAATATTTTGACTTCATTTTCGAATGTCTTGAATATTCAGAAATATAGAAGAGTTGACCTTTTGTATCATAGTTTTTGAACACAAAACTTCCGGAATTATTATCTTTAATTAGTTCCTGAAATATTTCTCCATCAGGTCGATATTTTAAAATAACCTGAGTTAAAATTTCACCATCTTCATTTTTTTTCGTGTTGATTTCTTTTACCAACAAAGAATCTTTTAAAGTGTAGAATTTTTCCTTCAAACTTTTTTCTGAAATTTCATTTTTTACAAAATATACAGGGTTGCTTTTTTTCTTCTTTTCAAGAAGAAAGAAATTTTCGTCATACATCTTGATTTCTTGACCAAAAATGAAGTTACAAATAATTGAAAGAATGAATGTGGAAAATACTCTTTTCATAACTTAGTGTTTAAGTTTGTAATCTATCTTTATTTAATAAAAAATCAAAATCTTGAATAAAAAAAAGAGGTTCAATTTTTTATTGAACCTCTTTTTAATATTTAGTAAATATTACTTACTCTGTCTTCTTAGTAATATTCAATAAATCTCCATCTTTCAGCTGCTTGCTCACAATAAAGTAAGGACCTGATACGATTTCGGCTCCTTCATTGACACCTTCAACTATCTCGATATTATCAAAGTCAGAGATTCCTGTTTTAATTTCTTTCTGAACAGCTTTGCCATTTTCTACAACGTAGATCAATTCTTTCAACTTTGTGGTTCCATCAGAATTTTCATTTGTTTGATCTTCTCTCGTTGTCACAGCTGCCAAAGGGACAGACAAGACATTGTCTTTTTTCTGAGTGATGATATCGACACTAGCTGTCATTCCTGGTCTGAAAGGAAATCTATTTTTCTGAGTTACTAATTCTGAGTAAGATTCATTAAGAATACGGATTTTTACTTCAAACTCAGTTACCGCATCAATGCTTGCTTTGGTGTTTGCTGAATTTGCAATGGAAGTCACTACGCCTTTGAATCTTTTTCCTACTGATGCATAGGAGTCAACATCTATTAATGTAGTATCTCCCAAACTGATTCTGACGATATCATTTTCATTCACATTAACCCTCACTTCCATCTTTCTCAAATCTGCCAAACGCAACATTTCTGTTCCTGCCATCTGTTGAGTTCCTACTACACGTTCTCCTTTTTCTACTAAAAGTTGAGAAACTGTTCCATTTACAGGAGAGTACACATTGGTCAATCTGAGATTTTCAGCAGCTTCATCCACAGTAGCTTGAGAGCTCTTTATAATAAATTCCGCTCCAAGTACAGATTGCTTTGCGGCTTCTAAATCATTTTTGGCAGTCAGATAATTAGATTGTGCCAATTCCCAATCAGAATCTGAGATAACTTTGTCAGCATACAATTTTTCGTTTCTTTCATAGTCCAATTTTGCCCGGTTAAACTGTGCTTCAGAACGTTGCAAATTTGCTTTTGCTTGAGCAAGATTAGCCATTTGCTGATTTAGATTTGCTCTTGCACGATCCAATGCAGACACGAAGTTATCAGGTCTTATTTTCACCAAAAGGTCACCAATATTTACTGAATCACCTTCCATGACATTCAGTTCTATAATTTCACCTGCTACATCAGGGCTTAACTTAACTTCTATTTCAGGCTGGATTACTCCAGATGCGGAAACTTTCTCAATGATACTAACTTTTTTAGCTTTGGTAGTTTCTACTGCTACTTCCTTTTCTCC is drawn from Belliella baltica DSM 15883 and contains these coding sequences:
- a CDS encoding energy transducer TonB, translated to MKRVFSTFILSIICNFIFGQEIKMYDENFFLLEKKKKSNPVYFVKNEISEKSLKEKFYTLKDSLLVKEINTKKNEDGEILTQVILKYRPDGEIFQELIKDNNSGSFVFKNYDTKGQLFYISEYSRHSKMKSKYFDEENKEILISSEQLPEPKDGIMGWQKYLSKNLNYPPQARNKRLEGEALISFTISEKGDIENIEILNPVEIHPSIVKEAYRIANEYPYNWSPYILNDQARVSVMVLPLRFKLGS
- a CDS encoding efflux RND transporter periplasmic adaptor subunit translates to MAKKKSNKVLYILLAIVGAIILFAIIGKSAGWIGGEKEVAVETTKAKKVSIIEKVSASGVIQPEIEVKLSPDVAGEIIELNVMEGDSVNIGDLLVKIRPDNFVSALDRARANLNQQMANLAQAKANLQRSEAQFNRAKLDYERNEKLYADKVISDSDWELAQSNYLTAKNDLEAAKQSVLGAEFIIKSSQATVDEAAENLRLTNVYSPVNGTVSQLLVEKGERVVGTQQMAGTEMLRLADLRKMEVRVNVNENDIVRISLGDTTLIDVDSYASVGKRFKGVVTSIANSANTKASIDAVTEFEVKIRILNESYSELVTQKNRFPFRPGMTASVDIITQKKDNVLSVPLAAVTTREDQTNENSDGTTKLKELIYVVENGKAVQKEIKTGISDFDNIEIVEGVNEGAEIVSGPYFIVSKQLKDGDLLNITKKTE